From a single Labrenzia sp. PHM005 genomic region:
- a CDS encoding methyl-accepting chemotaxis protein yields MSTSNSLVWKLVIPIPIIVLAGLAIAWWLIPSAVIENARQSATRNGVQAANQFKTIRGYYTSNVIRKAKASGALKPSINHKGSDDAIPLPATMIHDLSKLLETNSTSVSLYSAYPFPNRKSRKLDKFQQDAWEYLTKNPDATFARDEVRNGATVMRVAIADTMSAKGCVGCHNAHPDTPKNDWKLGDVRGILEVDTDIGEALAEAQSVTMSIIVGLVVAGGLILAVVLISARKMSRPISDITQSMMKMADGDLTADIPGSGRADEIGQMASALTVFRDGLQQAKDLEAEKDAKHAQQETERRKMDEVISAFTGKVRDVVRSFVSSSQEQDETARSMSAMSEQSSQKAAFVSEASDDALNNVQTVAAATEEMSKTIDEITQQVANATEASEKAVTEVENSNSQMGVLADTANKIGEVIGMISGIAEQTNLLALNATIESARAGEAGRGFAVVASEVKELAGQTTRAAEEIVQQIEDIQLATKEASGSLENLSQVIRTVNEISSAISSVMAEQGDATREIASSVHSAADGTRKVNENIASVTDANQQVGEISGNLMASASILAGQAEQLNEEVEVFIQQVRQA; encoded by the coding sequence ATGTCGACGTCAAATTCATTGGTTTGGAAGCTGGTAATCCCGATTCCTATAATTGTTCTGGCTGGATTGGCAATTGCCTGGTGGTTGATACCAAGCGCGGTCATAGAAAACGCACGCCAAAGCGCAACGCGAAACGGCGTGCAAGCCGCCAACCAATTCAAGACAATCCGCGGGTATTATACCAGCAACGTCATCCGCAAAGCCAAAGCCAGCGGAGCTCTAAAGCCATCGATCAATCACAAGGGTTCGGATGACGCGATCCCACTTCCGGCAACGATGATCCACGATCTGAGCAAGTTGCTTGAAACCAACAGCACTAGCGTGTCGCTGTACAGCGCCTATCCTTTTCCAAACAGGAAAAGCCGGAAGCTCGACAAATTTCAACAAGACGCCTGGGAATACCTGACTAAAAATCCCGATGCGACTTTTGCCCGGGATGAGGTCCGCAATGGCGCAACGGTTATGCGGGTCGCGATTGCAGATACGATGAGCGCCAAAGGATGTGTTGGGTGTCACAATGCGCATCCTGACACGCCAAAGAACGATTGGAAGCTCGGCGACGTCCGGGGGATCCTGGAAGTTGATACGGATATCGGTGAAGCCCTTGCTGAAGCGCAATCAGTCACAATGAGCATCATCGTCGGACTTGTTGTTGCTGGCGGATTGATCCTGGCCGTTGTGTTGATCAGCGCCAGAAAAATGTCCAGGCCGATCTCCGATATCACCCAAAGCATGATGAAAATGGCCGACGGGGATTTGACCGCCGACATCCCCGGAAGCGGGCGCGCTGACGAGATCGGACAAATGGCGAGTGCCTTGACCGTGTTCAGAGATGGTTTGCAGCAAGCCAAAGACCTGGAAGCAGAGAAAGATGCCAAGCACGCGCAACAGGAAACCGAGCGCCGCAAAATGGACGAAGTGATCAGCGCCTTTACCGGCAAGGTTCGCGATGTTGTGAGATCCTTCGTATCCTCCTCGCAGGAGCAAGATGAAACCGCCCGCTCCATGTCGGCAATGTCTGAACAGTCCTCTCAAAAAGCGGCTTTCGTTTCAGAAGCTTCTGACGATGCGCTGAACAATGTGCAGACTGTCGCTGCAGCAACCGAGGAAATGTCGAAAACGATCGATGAAATTACGCAGCAGGTTGCAAATGCGACAGAGGCGTCCGAAAAAGCTGTGACTGAGGTGGAGAACTCCAACTCGCAAATGGGGGTCCTGGCCGATACCGCGAATAAGATTGGCGAAGTCATCGGTATGATCTCTGGAATTGCCGAGCAGACCAACCTCCTGGCTCTGAACGCGACGATTGAATCGGCCCGAGCTGGTGAGGCTGGCCGGGGCTTTGCTGTCGTGGCGAGTGAGGTCAAGGAACTTGCCGGCCAAACCACGCGTGCTGCGGAGGAAATTGTTCAGCAGATTGAGGACATTCAATTGGCCACGAAAGAGGCATCGGGGTCTTTGGAAAACCTGAGCCAAGTGATCAGAACCGTGAATGAAATCTCAAGCGCGATATCCAGTGTAATGGCTGAACAAGGAGACGCGACGCGTGAAATTGCAAGCAGTGTGCACTCGGCTGCTGACGGCACGCGGAAAGTGAACGAAAACATCGCCTCCGTGACCGATGCCAATCAGCAGGTTGGAGAAATATCGGGCAACTTAATGGCATCTGCCTCGATCCTGGCTGGACAGGCAGAGCAACTGAATGAAGAGGTGGAAGTCTT
- a CDS encoding DNA alkylation repair protein gives MKQRARLIADVTARHLPEDLDARFAILRAVLHPDTGESFDWSSDDKGICGWGVMPLSMIVSDCGMDDFEKSFDLLKDMTKRATAEFDVRPFLAADQERALNIMAPWTSDPNVHVRRLVSEGTRPRLPWGMRLQRLVEDPAPALPLLEALKDDPEEYVRRSVANHLNDIAKDHPDLVADIAARWLEDADKNRQKLVRHACRSLIKQGHRATLDAFGLGAPEIQLDGPTIGNPDVQYGETVSFSADLKSTGKKPQDLVIDYVIHFKKANGTLAPKVFKWTKTNLKAGESLTLERAHAIKPITTRVYYGGTQAISLRINGQDFGYCEFELHMLVK, from the coding sequence TTGAAGCAAAGAGCACGCCTGATTGCCGATGTGACCGCTCGCCATTTGCCTGAGGACTTAGATGCCCGTTTCGCAATTCTGCGCGCCGTTCTCCATCCCGACACCGGAGAATCGTTTGATTGGTCGAGTGATGACAAAGGCATCTGCGGATGGGGTGTGATGCCGCTTTCGATGATTGTATCAGATTGTGGTATGGACGATTTTGAAAAATCATTTGACCTCCTCAAGGACATGACAAAACGCGCGACGGCCGAGTTTGACGTCCGGCCGTTTCTTGCAGCTGATCAGGAGCGAGCGCTTAATATCATGGCACCTTGGACTTCTGATCCAAATGTCCATGTGCGCCGTTTGGTGTCGGAAGGCACCCGTCCCCGTCTTCCTTGGGGCATGCGGCTGCAGCGTCTCGTCGAAGACCCGGCACCGGCGCTTCCATTACTGGAGGCTCTGAAAGATGATCCGGAAGAGTATGTTCGCCGTTCTGTTGCCAATCATTTGAATGACATTGCCAAAGATCACCCGGATCTTGTTGCCGACATTGCAGCCAGATGGCTTGAAGATGCTGACAAAAACCGCCAAAAACTTGTCCGTCACGCCTGCCGGTCGCTGATCAAACAGGGGCATAGGGCGACGCTGGACGCGTTTGGTTTAGGGGCGCCTGAAATTCAGTTGGATGGCCCAACCATCGGCAATCCCGATGTCCAATACGGGGAGACAGTTTCTTTCTCGGCTGATCTGAAATCAACGGGTAAGAAACCACAGGACTTGGTGATCGACTATGTGATCCATTTCAAGAAAGCCAACGGCACTCTGGCTCCTAAAGTGTTCAAATGGACAAAAACGAACCTTAAGGCGGGTGAGTCGCTCACTCTTGAGAGAGCCCATGCCATAAAGCCTATCACCACTCGGGTTTACTACGGCGGCACCCAGGCGATCAGTCTGCGTATAAACGGACAAGATTTCGGGTATTGCGAGTTTGAATTGCACATGTTGGTGAAGTAA
- a CDS encoding YafY family protein, whose translation MTKTSTIERMKRLDWISARLKADEALTVSSLSEELGVSSRTLTRDIQLLRDQGLPIEADRGRGGGIRLHRTWGVGRVKFSYSEAIDLLVSLAIAEQMKSPFFMAELAPIRRKLLASLSPRLKSEISDLKSRILIGETASHFVLSGFNPPRQPVIDTLHQAFVSRQTLEISYEAISGDRTAREIEPHYLLLHSPVWYVLAFDRLRDDIRTFRCDRIANANITDDTFKLLAIERFDQALQDLDVIAP comes from the coding sequence ATGACCAAAACATCGACCATTGAACGGATGAAGCGACTGGATTGGATAAGTGCGCGGCTCAAGGCCGACGAAGCCTTGACCGTATCAAGTCTGTCCGAAGAACTCGGTGTCAGCAGCCGGACCTTAACTCGAGATATTCAGCTTCTTCGTGACCAGGGCCTTCCTATTGAAGCCGACAGGGGCCGTGGCGGCGGAATCAGACTGCATCGAACCTGGGGCGTGGGACGAGTCAAGTTCAGCTATTCAGAAGCGATCGACCTACTGGTGAGTCTGGCGATTGCTGAACAAATGAAATCTCCGTTTTTTATGGCCGAACTCGCCCCCATCCGGCGCAAGCTCCTTGCCTCCTTGTCGCCTCGCCTAAAAAGCGAAATATCCGATCTGAAATCGAGAATACTGATAGGCGAAACCGCATCCCACTTTGTCTTGTCCGGGTTTAACCCGCCACGGCAGCCGGTGATTGATACGCTGCACCAAGCGTTCGTTTCACGGCAGACTCTGGAGATTTCCTATGAAGCGATATCTGGTGACAGAACAGCGCGGGAGATAGAACCCCACTACCTGCTACTGCACAGCCCGGTTTGGTACGTGCTCGCGTTCGATCGCTTGCGAGACGATATTCGCACTTTTCGGTGTGACCGCATCGCGAACGCAAACATCACCGACGACACATTCAAGTTGCTTGCCATTGAGCGTTTCGATCAAGCGCTTCAGGATCTTGATGTTATCGCGCCGTGA
- a CDS encoding amino acid ABC transporter substrate-binding protein — protein MRSHAPSLGFKALQYFFMALQCLGLVLLISGTSAAEPIKIYTTELDGHHQPDLRGKYDQIVLSAAAVKKLNVEFQFLPPARAILQFSRCEDCCVSPCNSAPDITHCPGATLSDVWDRVELHAFNVTPGELDVSIENFKNLRVGAIQGMPLGAKVEKNLTEIRRLETPRAAANMLNLGRLDVFLGWIPETLVYFRANNIPVPKYNAKAPVKSVPIGIACKGPKSLQLIDAVNAYLRQAPITSDVKPTAKPNSDG, from the coding sequence ATGCGATCACATGCCCCCAGTTTGGGCTTTAAGGCCCTCCAGTATTTCTTCATGGCGCTTCAGTGCCTCGGACTGGTGTTGCTGATCTCTGGAACCTCAGCGGCCGAGCCCATAAAAATCTACACCACGGAACTGGATGGGCACCACCAGCCGGACCTGCGTGGCAAATACGATCAGATTGTTTTGTCAGCGGCGGCTGTCAAGAAACTCAATGTCGAATTCCAGTTTTTACCTCCTGCCCGGGCGATCCTTCAGTTCTCGCGCTGCGAAGACTGTTGCGTTAGCCCCTGCAACAGCGCCCCTGATATTACGCACTGCCCCGGAGCGACTTTATCTGATGTCTGGGATCGGGTGGAGCTGCATGCTTTTAATGTCACCCCAGGGGAACTCGATGTGTCGATTGAAAACTTCAAGAACCTCCGGGTGGGGGCCATCCAGGGCATGCCTTTGGGAGCAAAGGTTGAAAAGAACCTGACAGAAATCCGACGCCTTGAGACCCCACGCGCCGCTGCCAATATGCTCAATCTTGGCAGACTCGATGTGTTTCTGGGCTGGATTCCGGAAACCCTTGTCTATTTTAGGGCCAACAACATTCCGGTGCCGAAGTACAACGCAAAGGCCCCCGTCAAGAGTGTGCCAATCGGCATTGCCTGCAAGGGACCAAAGTCCTTGCAGCTGATTGACGCCGTCAATGCATATTTGCGGCAGGCTCCAATCACATCGGACGTAAAACCTACCGCCAAACCAAATTCTGACGGTTGA
- a CDS encoding sn-glycerol-3-phosphate import ATP-binding protein UgpC yields the protein MSTITLDTVRKVYGGAVEAVKGVSIDIDEGEFIVLVGPSGCGKSTLLRMIAGLEDITTGEIKIGDRLVNKVDPADRDIAMVFQNYALYPHMSVYNNLAYGLKNRGMDKAEIDRRVKEAARILEIGEYLDRKPRALSGGQRQRVAMGRAIVREPAAFLFDEPLSNLDAKLRVQMRVEIKRLQQSLGTTSVYVTHDQLEAMTLADRLVVLNGGNIEQIGAPIDVYDKPASTFVASFIGSPAMNLLDLKSTGDGLALAKGKGLSGANTKGKDAYKVGIRPEHLEVVDSPASGDGLALEVTVTVLEPVGAESYVYASFEEGGPEIVIRVSSHAHHEPGEKMYLKALPQDVHFFDADTGKRID from the coding sequence ATGTCAACAATTACTCTCGACACTGTCCGCAAGGTATACGGCGGTGCGGTGGAAGCGGTTAAGGGCGTTTCCATCGATATTGACGAAGGGGAGTTCATTGTCCTGGTTGGTCCGTCCGGCTGCGGCAAATCCACTTTGCTGCGCATGATTGCGGGCCTTGAAGATATCACCACTGGGGAAATCAAAATTGGCGACCGGCTGGTCAACAAGGTCGACCCGGCAGACCGTGATATCGCGATGGTGTTCCAGAACTACGCGCTTTACCCGCATATGTCGGTTTACAACAACCTTGCCTATGGCCTGAAAAACCGGGGCATGGACAAGGCCGAGATCGACCGCCGGGTGAAGGAAGCGGCCCGCATTCTGGAGATCGGTGAATATCTCGACCGCAAACCACGGGCACTTTCCGGCGGCCAGCGCCAGCGCGTGGCCATGGGCCGGGCGATTGTCCGAGAGCCTGCGGCCTTCCTGTTCGATGAACCGCTCTCCAATCTGGATGCCAAGCTGCGGGTTCAGATGCGCGTTGAAATCAAGCGTCTGCAGCAGTCACTTGGCACCACCAGCGTTTATGTGACCCACGATCAGCTGGAAGCCATGACCCTGGCAGATCGCCTGGTGGTTTTGAACGGCGGCAACATCGAACAGATCGGCGCGCCGATCGATGTTTATGACAAGCCGGCGTCCACGTTTGTGGCGAGCTTCATCGGGTCACCAGCAATGAACCTTCTGGATCTGAAGTCGACTGGGGACGGTTTGGCCCTTGCCAAGGGCAAAGGCCTGTCTGGGGCCAACACCAAAGGCAAGGATGCCTATAAAGTTGGGATCCGTCCGGAGCACCTGGAAGTGGTCGATAGCCCGGCCTCCGGTGATGGGCTGGCGCTTGAGGTGACCGTCACCGTCCTCGAGCCAGTTGGTGCGGAAAGCTATGTCTATGCCAGCTTTGAAGAAGGCGGCCCTGAAATTGTCATCCGCGTTTCCAGTCATGCTCATCATGAGCCGGGCGAAAAAATGTACCTCAAAGCGCTGCCGCAAGATGTGCATTTCTTTGATGCGGATACGGGCAAACGCATCGACTGA
- the ugpE gene encoding sn-glycerol-3-phosphate ABC transporter permease UgpE: protein MRKLQILDHVVLLLGVFFMVTPVALAFLTSTHDAITIYKEGIQFVPGSKFLENYETVLFRAGGFTKEVDGFVMLKNSMILGFGFAIGKIIISMLAAYAIVYFRFPMATLCFWVIFATLLLPLEVRILPSYEIVQSLGMVNTYSGLIVPLIASATGTFFFRQFFMSVPDELLEAARIDGAGPWKFFKDILVPLSQTMIAAIFIIMFVYGWNQYLWPTLITTEESLFTLVRGIKQIMQVWVGAQIPALNEAMALAILAIVPPVLIVVVFQSWFVKGLVESDK from the coding sequence ATGAGAAAACTTCAAATTCTGGATCACGTTGTCTTGCTCTTAGGTGTGTTCTTCATGGTCACACCGGTCGCGTTGGCCTTCCTGACCAGCACGCATGACGCCATCACGATCTATAAAGAAGGCATCCAATTCGTTCCGGGCAGCAAGTTCCTGGAAAACTATGAAACTGTGCTCTTCCGGGCCGGTGGCTTCACCAAGGAAGTTGATGGCTTTGTCATGCTGAAGAACTCGATGATCCTCGGGTTCGGATTTGCGATCGGCAAGATCATCATCTCTATGCTGGCGGCTTATGCGATCGTTTACTTCCGCTTTCCCATGGCAACCCTGTGTTTCTGGGTGATCTTTGCAACGCTGTTGCTGCCGCTGGAAGTTCGCATCCTGCCGTCTTATGAGATCGTCCAGTCGCTCGGAATGGTGAACACCTATTCCGGCCTGATCGTTCCGTTGATCGCGTCGGCAACGGGTACCTTCTTCTTCCGCCAGTTCTTCATGTCAGTTCCAGATGAACTTCTGGAAGCTGCGCGGATCGATGGAGCCGGCCCCTGGAAATTCTTCAAAGATATCCTCGTGCCGCTGTCGCAAACCATGATCGCGGCTATCTTCATCATCATGTTCGTCTATGGCTGGAACCAGTATCTCTGGCCGACCCTGATCACCACCGAAGAATCCCTGTTTACCTTGGTCCGCGGGATCAAGCAGATCATGCAGGTCTGGGTGGGGGCGCAGATCCCGGCACTGAATGAGGCTATGGCGCTCGCCATTCTGGCCATCGTACCGCCGGTCCTGATCGTTGTGGTCTTCCAAAGCTGGTTCGTCAAAGGGCTCGTCGAGAGCGATAAGTGA
- a CDS encoding ABC transporter permease subunit, which produces MKKVQFQSRWVPYMLLLPQLAIVTIFFLWPAAEAVQSSFYLEDPFGFGSTFVGMDNFVDTVTSTDYGRVARFTAVFTFFVTFLSLGIALLLAVKADKVLRGSSSYKTLLMWVYAVAPPVAGLIGVMLFDQHVGPIVDFFALFGWNLQIGVSYFDTAFAMTTTAVWKQIPVNFIFFLSGLQGISKSVQEAASIDCRSGFRRFWTVTFPLLAPTGFFLLIINITYAFFDTFGIVDVLVKQEPGNNPVTLVYKVFLDGFRGNDLGGSSAQSVILMALVFILTVVQFRLIERRVHYT; this is translated from the coding sequence GCCGGCAGCTGAAGCCGTTCAGTCGTCTTTCTATCTCGAGGACCCGTTCGGGTTCGGTTCGACGTTTGTCGGGATGGACAACTTCGTCGACACAGTGACCTCCACAGACTATGGCCGCGTCGCCCGCTTCACGGCTGTCTTTACCTTCTTCGTGACCTTCCTGTCCCTTGGCATTGCCCTTCTTTTGGCGGTCAAGGCGGACAAGGTTTTGCGCGGATCGTCGTCCTATAAAACACTGCTTATGTGGGTTTATGCGGTCGCACCTCCGGTTGCCGGCCTGATCGGCGTTATGCTGTTCGATCAGCACGTCGGCCCGATCGTTGATTTCTTTGCCTTGTTCGGCTGGAACCTGCAGATCGGCGTGAGTTACTTCGACACGGCCTTTGCCATGACCACCACGGCGGTCTGGAAGCAAATTCCGGTCAACTTCATCTTCTTTCTGTCAGGCCTTCAGGGAATTTCCAAATCGGTCCAGGAAGCGGCCAGCATCGATTGCCGCTCAGGTTTCCGCCGGTTCTGGACTGTGACGTTCCCGCTCCTGGCCCCGACAGGCTTTTTCTTGCTGATCATCAACATCACTTACGCGTTCTTCGACACGTTCGGTATCGTCGATGTTCTTGTGAAGCAGGAGCCGGGCAACAACCCGGTGACACTCGTCTACAAGGTCTTTCTTGATGGGTTCCGTGGCAATGATCTTGGTGGGTCGTCTGCACAGTCGGTCATCTTGATGGCTCTGGTGTTCATCCTAACCGTTGTTCAGTTCCGGCTGATCGAGCGGCGCGTGCATTACACATAA